In one window of bacterium DNA:
- a CDS encoding Ig domain-containing protein, translating to MRADWKRLLPVSILVLAAAAAFVFGPGEDLLFPSRASARRREAAEREASRAKNPYLEQRRGAPLRGRPRNRADGRATPRPAPTLPPLEIVSLDIPMGVVGTAYEFRLQVRGARGKARWFLAAGELPPGLELAEDGTIAGVPEDGGEWRFTVAVREGGGRRARRAMRMIVRVDSPGSAPGPVIVTEDLPPAVLGVWYQSPLSAEGGTPPYSWALVSGSLPGDIRLQPRRGVLLGLPRELGDFEVSFEVADRGGDSDTSNFTLRVAEGVFRIVTEALPPGTIGEPYSCALRAEGGVPPYSWRLLAGELPPRCALDGSRGIVAGTSSEEGEYRFTVRAQDSQGRQAERDFLLAIAGPEGPGGLYGGFKITTRELAPAVRGSLYAQSLTAEGGTPPYTWTVSVGNLPPGLYLASASGEIGGIPEEAGIFDLRILAADRRSLTAQADFRLTVGYEQVQLTGLYPGGSDEAEVRIGREYQFEVGVTGGSPPYTFSLVSGSLPEYLVLDPNAGIIFGTVSDAYAEASFFSFRVLVADSGGGEIAGDFQMKVLTGPTPTPTPRQTPEPVSPTPGTTPSPRRTSTPAGGVPTPKTTPSPAQGELEIAALSCAVSSRTVGLAWDNPHEPFREISVIRNSLHVPRGPLDGEEVYVGGGESYLDTGLEDGSAYHYAVVVYDLAGLPGPLGEETVVSAVPLPVSLNGENDPCADHVVDYAPLDPASAGDPEKCLGVPRGGGSWQGSRDVAPLHALRAGDPEGPPYGGSITLKFDNLIADGTGEDFSVFENVFYLYDGGEARRWMEPAVVSVSRNGIDWKRFPFNYFPTSDLSNPYNYNRGFAGVNPVYSNGGYPDPTDPSVSGGDQFDISELGLDWIQYIRIQSTGDLWLEDENGDLVRHTAEMDALSGTGASGFDLDAACAVIP from the coding sequence GTGAGAGCGGATTGGAAAAGGCTGCTTCCGGTTTCGATCCTGGTGCTGGCGGCGGCGGCCGCTTTCGTGTTCGGTCCCGGGGAGGACCTGCTGTTCCCTTCCCGGGCCTCCGCGCGGCGGAGGGAAGCCGCCGAACGGGAAGCTTCCCGGGCGAAAAACCCCTACCTGGAACAGCGCCGGGGGGCGCCTCTCCGGGGGAGGCCGCGAAACCGTGCCGACGGTCGGGCGACCCCCCGCCCCGCTCCCACGCTCCCCCCCCTGGAGATCGTTTCTCTCGATATCCCCATGGGCGTGGTGGGGACGGCCTACGAATTCCGGCTTCAGGTCCGTGGGGCCCGGGGAAAAGCCCGGTGGTTTCTGGCCGCGGGCGAACTTCCCCCCGGGTTGGAACTGGCCGAGGACGGGACCATCGCCGGGGTACCCGAGGACGGCGGGGAATGGCGGTTTACCGTGGCGGTCCGCGAGGGCGGCGGGCGGAGGGCGCGCCGGGCCATGCGCATGATCGTCCGGGTCGATTCTCCCGGTTCCGCGCCCGGGCCGGTTATCGTCACCGAAGACCTCCCTCCGGCGGTCCTGGGGGTTTGGTATCAGTCGCCGCTCTCGGCGGAGGGCGGAACTCCTCCGTATTCGTGGGCGCTGGTCTCCGGAAGCCTTCCCGGAGATATCCGGCTGCAGCCGCGCCGAGGAGTGCTGCTGGGGCTTCCCCGGGAGTTGGGCGATTTCGAGGTCAGTTTCGAAGTCGCGGACCGGGGAGGCGACTCCGATACCTCCAACTTCACCCTCCGGGTCGCCGAGGGCGTTTTCCGGATCGTCACCGAGGCGCTTCCTCCCGGAACGATCGGGGAGCCCTATTCCTGCGCCCTGCGCGCTGAGGGCGGCGTCCCCCCCTACTCCTGGAGACTGCTGGCCGGCGAACTGCCTCCCCGCTGCGCCCTGGACGGCTCCCGCGGGATCGTCGCCGGGACTTCCTCGGAAGAGGGGGAATATCGGTTCACCGTCCGGGCCCAGGATTCTCAGGGTCGTCAGGCCGAGCGCGATTTTCTTCTTGCGATCGCCGGGCCCGAGGGGCCGGGGGGCCTGTACGGCGGGTTTAAAATCACCACCCGGGAATTGGCTCCGGCGGTTCGAGGGTCTTTATACGCCCAGAGCCTGACGGCCGAAGGGGGAACGCCTCCCTATACCTGGACCGTCTCCGTCGGGAATCTCCCTCCGGGACTCTACCTGGCCTCCGCTTCCGGGGAGATCGGGGGGATCCCCGAAGAAGCGGGTATTTTCGATCTCCGTATCCTGGCCGCGGACCGGCGGAGCTTGACCGCCCAGGCCGATTTCCGTTTGACGGTGGGTTACGAACAGGTTCAGTTGACCGGACTGTATCCGGGCGGCTCGGACGAGGCCGAGGTCCGCATCGGCCGGGAATACCAGTTCGAGGTCGGAGTCACGGGAGGGAGCCCCCCCTATACGTTTTCGCTGGTCTCGGGTTCGCTGCCCGAATACCTGGTTCTCGACCCCAACGCCGGCATCATCTTCGGAACCGTTTCCGACGCTTATGCCGAGGCTTCCTTCTTCTCTTTCCGCGTCCTGGTCGCAGACTCGGGCGGCGGCGAAATCGCCGGCGATTTTCAGATGAAGGTTCTGACCGGGCCCACCCCCACGCCCACTCCGCGGCAGACTCCGGAGCCGGTCTCCCCCACCCCGGGCACGACGCCGTCCCCCCGGCGGACTTCGACCCCCGCCGGAGGCGTTCCCACGCCGAAGACGACGCCGAGCCCGGCGCAGGGGGAACTGGAAATCGCCGCGCTCTCCTGCGCGGTATCTTCGCGGACGGTGGGCTTGGCCTGGGACAACCCGCACGAACCGTTCCGGGAAATTTCGGTCATACGCAATTCCCTGCACGTCCCCCGCGGTCCCCTCGACGGGGAGGAAGTCTACGTGGGGGGGGGGGAATCGTACCTGGATACGGGCCTGGAAGACGGGTCCGCCTACCATTACGCGGTCGTGGTCTACGACCTCGCCGGCCTCCCCGGCCCGCTGGGCGAAGAGACCGTGGTTTCCGCCGTGCCGTTACCGGTGAGCCTGAACGGCGAGAACGACCCCTGCGCCGACCACGTCGTCGACTATGCCCCCCTCGACCCGGCGTCCGCCGGGGATCCGGAAAAATGTCTGGGGGTTCCCCGGGGGGGCGGTTCCTGGCAGGGGAGCCGGGACGTGGCGCCCCTGCACGCGCTCCGGGCCGGCGACCCCGAGGGGCCACCCTACGGGGGGAGCATAACCCTCAAATTCGACAACCTCATCGCGGATGGGACCGGAGAGGACTTCAGCGTCTTCGAAAACGTGTTCTATCTTTACGACGGGGGCGAAGCCCGGCGCTGGATGGAGCCGGCGGTGGTTTCGGTCAGCCGCAACGGGATCGACTGGAAGCGGTTCCCCTTCAATTATTTTCCGACTTCGGATCTCAGCAACCCCTACAATTACAACCGGGGCTTCGCCGGCGTCAATCCGGTATACAGCAACGGCGGCTATCCCGATCCGACCGACCCCTCCGTTTCCGGGGGCGACCAGTTCGACATCTCCGAACTGGGGCTGGACTGGATTCAATACATCCGCATCCAATCCACCGGGGACCTCTGGTTGGAAGACGAGAACGGAGACCTGGTCCGGCACACCGCGGAGATGGACGCGCTGTCCGGGACCGGGGCTTCCGGTTTCGACCTGGACGCGGCCTGCGCCGTTATCCCCTGA
- a CDS encoding LysR family transcriptional regulator: protein MDAKIKLSLINNRGEGFMGIGLVWLLKNIDECRSISGAARSMKLSYVKALRIVNRLEKNLGRKVVNRTRGGDSRGGTELTPFGRRFLEAYERYQAEVDRAARAGFQRFLGSGWDREDRAAPGLRSED, encoded by the coding sequence ATGGACGCCAAGATCAAGCTCTCCCTGATCAATAACCGGGGCGAAGGGTTCATGGGCATCGGCCTGGTCTGGCTCTTGAAGAACATCGACGAGTGCCGCTCGATCTCGGGAGCCGCCCGGAGTATGAAGCTCTCCTACGTCAAGGCGCTGCGGATCGTCAACCGCCTGGAAAAGAACCTGGGGCGCAAGGTCGTCAACCGGACCCGTGGAGGCGACAGCCGGGGCGGGACCGAGCTTACCCCCTTCGGCCGCCGGTTCCTGGAAGCCTACGAGCGTTACCAGGCCGAGGTCGATCGAGCCGCCCGGGCCGGATTCCAACGGTTTCTCGGGAGCGGCTGGGACCGGGAAGACCGGGCCGCACCGGGGCTCAGATCAGAAGATTGA
- a CDS encoding VCBS repeat-containing protein → MKTGLSVGAAAAVLWGAAGALAYPDFTPPPGHVARALISLPGDPSRWKAGIEGFDADSDGVVYIHDSALYSLEYEGGVPEVLFSYQSDVYGSFVAIRGRTVYFGESSYGSVRSVPRDGSGESRVLFRLPPPRRRGSDFALAYNYDCAFDPAGRMFVSANPDGAGNRIYCWPGSGEPFPVARPGGYSGPLDFDPEGNLYYGLYRSYPPRPESVAVWSASQVAAAVAGGPVLTVLDAGLAASGIYAPSGLSGADAAAGILVATSGGELWRESSPGRLQAFGGAAPGSLGPVAVAAPGEIAVVASDWTDYGSTVFLMDCAPLLTASTGECGLLAGGLGIPTEWVPGLQAFDYDAAGNLYAFVGARYLVKNPGFSSQTLYDFGDPWYYGSFVRVFGETVYFGESATNRVLSVPCDGSEPGRPLFTIPGGGRGIGSFPRQGFDLTGNYDCAVDGAGRMFLSANPSAATFQPGNRLYCWTVGSEAGPVPLADVGGYSGPVAVDGEGNLYYGFAAPASPQVVRFGRSRIDQALSSGVPLVASDGIAWLEESSQPCSGMAWSDRGLFYSSYQGNVCLLEEAGSDPRVVACSDDAPGTLAIAPGGTLGVLCTSYANYNSSISEIDLADPVPAAVGIYRPGVSAWWLRGTTRVFFGAAGDLPFFGAHGFGDLPAVFRPGAGLWAVRGDTRFYFGRAGDTPVPAAWAGDASAAAAIFRASAGFWNVRGISRFYFGREEDTPLPAPWTGPEVCAAVFRAASGLWRIGADRVFFGSEEDVPLRGDFDGDGKADIAIFRPRGGLWAVRGVTRLHFGRESDLPVVVDWDGDGTADPAVFRGTSGLWAVRGKTRFYFGGEGDVPLAR, encoded by the coding sequence ATGAAGACAGGGTTGTCAGTCGGGGCCGCGGCCGCGGTTCTGTGGGGCGCCGCCGGCGCGCTCGCGTATCCGGACTTTACCCCTCCGCCCGGGCACGTCGCCCGGGCCTTGATCTCTCTTCCGGGCGATCCCTCCCGGTGGAAAGCGGGTATCGAGGGGTTCGACGCCGACTCCGATGGAGTCGTCTACATCCACGACAGCGCCCTGTATTCCCTGGAGTACGAGGGAGGGGTGCCGGAAGTTCTGTTCTCCTACCAGAGCGACGTCTATGGGAGTTTCGTCGCCATCCGCGGCCGGACCGTTTACTTCGGAGAAAGCAGCTACGGCAGCGTCCGCTCGGTTCCGCGGGACGGTTCCGGGGAGTCCCGGGTCCTCTTCCGGCTCCCGCCTCCCCGCCGGCGCGGCTCCGATTTCGCCCTGGCCTACAACTACGACTGCGCCTTCGATCCCGCCGGGCGCATGTTCGTCAGCGCCAACCCCGACGGGGCGGGAAACCGGATCTACTGCTGGCCGGGATCGGGCGAGCCCTTTCCGGTGGCTCGTCCCGGCGGCTATTCCGGGCCCCTGGATTTCGACCCCGAAGGCAACCTCTACTACGGTCTCTACCGCAGTTATCCTCCCCGCCCGGAAAGTGTCGCGGTTTGGAGCGCCTCCCAGGTCGCGGCCGCGGTCGCGGGAGGTCCGGTCCTGACCGTTCTGGACGCCGGTTTGGCGGCGTCGGGGATCTACGCCCCCAGCGGGCTTTCGGGGGCGGACGCCGCGGCCGGGATTCTGGTCGCCACCAGCGGCGGCGAGCTTTGGAGAGAGAGTTCGCCGGGGCGGCTGCAGGCATTCGGCGGCGCGGCGCCCGGTTCCCTGGGGCCGGTGGCCGTGGCCGCGCCCGGCGAGATCGCCGTGGTCGCCAGCGACTGGACCGACTACGGCAGCACCGTTTTCCTCATGGATTGCGCCCCCCTGCTCACGGCTTCCACGGGGGAATGCGGCCTGCTCGCCGGGGGTCTGGGGATACCGACGGAATGGGTCCCGGGGCTGCAGGCCTTCGATTACGACGCTGCCGGCAACCTGTACGCCTTCGTCGGCGCCCGCTACCTGGTCAAGAACCCCGGATTTTCTTCGCAGACCCTGTACGACTTCGGCGACCCCTGGTACTACGGCAGTTTCGTGCGGGTCTTCGGGGAAACCGTCTACTTCGGGGAAAGCGCCACCAACCGGGTGTTGAGCGTCCCCTGCGACGGCAGCGAACCGGGGCGCCCGCTCTTCACGATTCCCGGGGGCGGCCGCGGGATCGGCTCCTTTCCCCGGCAAGGGTTCGACCTGACGGGCAACTACGACTGCGCCGTCGATGGCGCCGGGAGGATGTTTCTCTCCGCCAACCCCAGCGCGGCTACCTTCCAGCCCGGCAATCGGCTTTACTGTTGGACTGTCGGCAGCGAGGCCGGCCCCGTGCCCCTGGCCGACGTCGGCGGCTATTCCGGGCCGGTGGCGGTGGACGGCGAGGGGAACCTCTACTACGGCTTCGCCGCCCCCGCCAGTCCCCAGGTCGTCCGCTTCGGGCGTTCCCGGATCGACCAGGCCCTGAGTTCGGGAGTGCCGCTGGTCGCCAGCGACGGGATCGCCTGGCTGGAGGAGAGTTCCCAGCCCTGTTCGGGGATGGCCTGGAGCGACCGGGGCTTGTTTTATTCTTCCTATCAAGGAAACGTCTGCCTGCTCGAAGAAGCGGGTTCGGACCCGCGTGTCGTGGCTTGCAGCGACGACGCTCCCGGGACCCTGGCGATCGCGCCGGGGGGAACTTTGGGGGTGCTGTGCACGAGTTACGCCAACTACAACTCCTCGATCTCGGAAATCGACCTCGCCGATCCCGTCCCCGCCGCGGTCGGGATCTACCGTCCCGGCGTTTCGGCGTGGTGGCTGCGGGGAACGACCCGGGTGTTTTTCGGTGCCGCCGGCGATCTTCCCTTCTTCGGCGCCCACGGTTTCGGGGACCTGCCCGCGGTTTTCCGTCCCGGCGCCGGACTCTGGGCGGTCCGGGGCGACACCCGTTTTTATTTCGGCCGTGCCGGCGACACCCCCGTCCCCGCGGCCTGGGCCGGCGACGCGTCCGCCGCGGCCGCGATTTTTCGGGCCTCCGCCGGATTCTGGAACGTGCGGGGGATAAGCCGGTTTTATTTCGGCCGGGAAGAAGATACCCCCCTCCCCGCCCCCTGGACGGGTCCCGAGGTATGCGCCGCCGTTTTCCGCGCCGCGTCGGGGTTGTGGCGGATCGGCGCCGACCGGGTGTTTTTCGGGTCGGAGGAGGACGTTCCTCTGAGAGGGGATTTCGACGGCGACGGGAAGGCGGACATAGCGATATTCCGCCCCCGCGGCGGGCTCTGGGCCGTCCGCGGCGTCACCCGGCTGCATTTCGGTAGGGAATCGGACCTTCCGGTGGTGGTCGATTGGGACGGCGACGGCACCGCCGACCCCGCCGTTTTTCGAGGAACCTCCGGCTTGTGGGCGGTTCGGGGAAAAACCAGGTTTTATTTCGGAGGGGAGGGCGATGTCCCCCTGGCGCGCTAA
- a CDS encoding cupin domain-containing protein, whose protein sequence is MAEELYRAAGCRIERIVSRGHASAPGFWYDQAEHEWVAVLTGRAGVRIEGEDSIRELGPGDWLAIPAHVRHRVEWTEPGRETVWLAIFSDSGGERWGAPPSGELFPR, encoded by the coding sequence CTGGCCGAGGAGTTGTACCGCGCCGCCGGCTGCCGGATCGAACGGATCGTCTCCCGGGGACATGCTTCCGCTCCCGGCTTCTGGTACGATCAGGCCGAACACGAATGGGTGGCGGTGCTGACCGGCCGAGCCGGAGTGAGGATCGAAGGGGAAGATTCGATCCGGGAACTGGGTCCGGGGGATTGGCTGGCGATTCCGGCCCATGTCCGCCACCGCGTGGAGTGGACCGAGCCGGGGCGCGAGACCGTTTGGCTGGCCATATTTTCCGATTCGGGAGGGGAGAGATGGGGAGCCCCCCCGTCCGGGGAGCTCTTCCCCCGATGA
- a CDS encoding NAD(P)/FAD-dependent oxidoreductase: MVSSCEILIVGAGPAGAAAALAAARLGLDAVLVEKRRIPRYKCCAGGVPVKVAAEVRLDFSGVSREEVAGAVFSWKGADAAEVAGEELLGWVVDRAEFDAFLARSAASAGARLIEGTEVVGLEETGAGVRATTASGPIQARAAVVAAGSSSRFSRAFSVPGSRGRGFGLEARVVPPAPVWERYRYRLHFDFGAVAGGYSWIFPGPGFLNVGAAARSARAPRLPDRLREYLIREGLENWVVSSRFRGASLSSGYPRTPLVRGHCLVAGDAAALTDVLTGEGIYPAVLSGRLAAETIAAHLRRGRALKEYSALLREALGGDLVWARRLARILDTAPRLIYRRTISNPARARKMMEVGMGRRRYSELFGPKKISKSPGDSGIMGTP, from the coding sequence ATGGTCTCCAGCTGTGAAATTCTGATCGTCGGGGCCGGCCCCGCCGGGGCCGCCGCCGCCCTGGCCGCCGCCCGGCTGGGGTTGGATGCGGTCCTGGTCGAGAAACGACGGATTCCCCGGTATAAATGCTGCGCGGGCGGGGTCCCGGTCAAGGTCGCCGCCGAGGTGCGCCTGGATTTTTCCGGAGTTTCCCGGGAAGAGGTGGCGGGGGCGGTTTTTTCCTGGAAGGGCGCCGACGCCGCCGAGGTGGCGGGAGAAGAACTGCTGGGCTGGGTCGTCGACCGCGCCGAGTTCGACGCTTTCTTGGCGCGGTCGGCCGCGTCGGCGGGGGCCCGCCTGATCGAAGGAACCGAGGTCGTCGGGCTGGAGGAAACCGGGGCGGGGGTGAGGGCGACGACCGCGTCCGGGCCGATTCAGGCCCGGGCGGCGGTGGTCGCCGCCGGGTCTTCGTCGAGGTTTTCCCGGGCTTTTTCGGTCCCCGGTTCCCGCGGCCGCGGCTTCGGGTTGGAGGCCAGAGTGGTTCCTCCGGCCCCGGTATGGGAGCGGTACCGATATCGGCTTCATTTCGACTTCGGCGCCGTGGCCGGGGGGTATTCCTGGATCTTTCCCGGCCCGGGTTTTCTCAACGTCGGCGCCGCCGCCCGTAGCGCCCGCGCCCCCCGCCTGCCCGACCGGCTGCGGGAATACCTGATCCGCGAGGGTTTGGAGAATTGGGTGGTCTCCTCCCGTTTTCGCGGAGCAAGCCTCTCCTCGGGTTACCCCCGGACCCCTCTTGTCCGGGGGCACTGCCTGGTGGCGGGCGACGCCGCCGCCCTGACCGACGTTCTTACCGGCGAGGGCATCTATCCCGCCGTTCTTTCCGGGCGTCTGGCGGCGGAAACGATCGCCGCCCATCTGCGCCGGGGCAGGGCGCTGAAAGAGTATTCCGCGCTGCTGAGGGAAGCGCTGGGCGGCGATCTGGTCTGGGCGCGTCGACTGGCCCGGATCCTGGACACCGCTCCCCGCCTGATCTACCGCCGTACCATCAGCAACCCCGCCCGGGCCCGGAAAATGATGGAGGTGGGGATGGGGCGGCGGCGCTATTCGGAGCTTTTCGGTCCGAAAAAAATCTCGAAAAGCCCCGGGGATTCCGGGATAATGGGCACGCCATGA
- a CDS encoding FAD:protein FMN transferase, with protein MKTATAAAIASLTLLSAGCGRESAPLLKETRFLMGTVVSVEAEAHDEAETRRALEAAWAEMSGLEQVFSRWRPESELNRIREAPPGTPTPLSPVMLEVLLKARELGRLTGGAFDPTVGPLLSLWGFFPEGGGTVPGKDAIADARNLTGWDKLRVDPEAGTATLLASGVELDLAGVAKGFIADRGAAALVRAGAVRGLVNAGGDIACFGGSPDGGPWRIGLEDPRHPGAILTVLRCAEGGIATSGDYRNYFIRSRKRYSHIIDPRTGAPADAGVVEASVTAPDCATADGLATGLFVLGPGPGISLLDRLPGVEGIIVTEGEEGLLIWRSSGLEETKPAAGDQ; from the coding sequence ATGAAGACGGCGACCGCAGCGGCGATAGCGTCCTTGACGTTGCTCTCCGCCGGTTGCGGACGGGAAAGCGCCCCGCTGCTTAAGGAAACCCGGTTCCTGATGGGAACGGTGGTTTCGGTGGAGGCGGAGGCGCACGACGAAGCGGAAACCCGGCGCGCCCTGGAGGCCGCCTGGGCGGAGATGTCGGGTCTGGAGCAGGTCTTCAGCCGGTGGCGCCCGGAAAGCGAACTCAACCGGATACGGGAAGCACCACCGGGTACGCCGACGCCGCTGAGCCCGGTCATGCTCGAAGTCCTGCTTAAAGCCCGGGAGCTGGGACGGCTGACCGGAGGCGCTTTCGATCCCACCGTCGGTCCGCTTCTCTCCCTCTGGGGGTTCTTCCCCGAGGGAGGAGGAACCGTTCCCGGGAAAGACGCGATCGCGGACGCCCGGAACCTCACCGGATGGGACAAGCTGCGCGTCGATCCGGAGGCCGGAACGGCGACGTTGCTCGCGAGCGGCGTGGAACTCGATCTGGCGGGGGTGGCCAAGGGGTTCATCGCCGACCGGGGCGCGGCGGCGCTGGTCCGGGCGGGAGCGGTCCGCGGCCTGGTCAACGCCGGAGGCGATATCGCCTGCTTCGGAGGCAGCCCCGACGGAGGCCCCTGGAGAATCGGCCTGGAAGACCCCCGGCATCCGGGAGCGATCCTGACCGTCCTGCGGTGCGCGGAGGGGGGAATCGCCACGTCGGGGGATTACCGCAACTATTTCATTCGCAGCCGGAAACGCTACAGTCACATCATCGACCCCCGGACCGGCGCGCCCGCCGACGCCGGCGTAGTGGAAGCCAGCGTGACCGCTCCCGACTGCGCCACCGCCGACGGGCTGGCGACGGGCCTGTTCGTCCTGGGACCGGGACCGGGGATCTCCCTGCTCGATCGACTGCCCGGAGTCGAGGGGATCATCGTTACCGAGGGGGAAGAAGGCCTGCTGATCTGGCGGTCTTCAGGCCTGGAAGAAACGAAACCCGCGGCGGGGGATCAGTAA
- the rlmB gene encoding 23S rRNA (guanosine(2251)-2'-O)-methyltransferase RlmB, protein MIIYGRNVIREALQAGAGLKEAFLQTTADNAVELAGLENDLLAAGVPVARLPREKLEAVSHSREHQGAAARIKGFGYSRAEPVLDALGAPPFVIVLDRVQDPHNLGAIVRTAAGAGADLVVLAAHGGCRVTPAVLKTSAGCAFRVPIAIETNLPRFIASLRGRGCWAYAAVMDGSSCFDLDFAGGVVLVFGSEGDGIRRLVLETCDFRVSVPMARPLDSLNVSVSAAVIAFQVRRARIRAGGGR, encoded by the coding sequence TTGATCATATACGGTCGCAACGTGATCCGGGAAGCCCTGCAGGCGGGGGCCGGGCTCAAGGAAGCGTTTCTTCAGACCACCGCCGACAACGCGGTCGAACTCGCCGGTCTGGAGAACGATCTGCTGGCGGCCGGCGTGCCCGTGGCCCGTCTTCCCCGCGAAAAACTGGAGGCCGTCTCCCATTCCCGCGAGCACCAGGGCGCCGCCGCCAGGATCAAGGGGTTCGGGTATTCCCGGGCCGAACCGGTCCTGGACGCGCTGGGCGCACCCCCGTTCGTCATCGTCCTGGATCGGGTTCAGGATCCCCATAACCTGGGCGCGATCGTCCGCACCGCCGCCGGGGCCGGCGCCGACCTGGTGGTTTTAGCCGCGCACGGCGGCTGCCGGGTGACCCCGGCGGTGCTCAAGACTTCGGCCGGCTGCGCCTTCCGGGTCCCGATCGCGATCGAGACCAACCTGCCCCGGTTCATCGCTTCTCTGCGCGGACGCGGTTGTTGGGCGTACGCCGCGGTCATGGACGGAAGCAGTTGTTTCGATCTCGATTTCGCAGGGGGAGTGGTCCTGGTCTTCGGGAGCGAAGGGGACGGCATTCGTCGTCTGGTTCTCGAAACCTGCGATTTCCGGGTGTCGGTGCCCATGGCGCGCCCGCTCGATTCCCTCAATGTTTCGGTGTCGGCGGCGGTGATCGCCTTCCAGGTCCGCCGCGCCCGCATCCGCGCCGGGGGTGGGCGGTGA
- a CDS encoding C1 family peptidase gives MNRRKRVYGLGCLKDPDDRRDIPVSLVLPRLAAPEEIDYASRMSPVRDQGEEGTCVGFAAVVGVKEYQEKKEHGTLIELSPRYLYAACKREDGIPHQEGTYPRTAMKILSEKGVCREDCWPYRPYQSDAPCGEADAQAASYRIGTYVRLSGPAEMERSLAVNGPFLAGVEVFPEWFDAPGGLIPDPADGSGPLGGHAVCVVGYSREGRYFKFKNSWGESWGERGYGCLGYDYMMNYCLDAWSATDLIADPQLLALIRERKSADR, from the coding sequence ATGAATCGGAGGAAGCGAGTTTACGGGCTGGGTTGCCTCAAGGATCCCGACGACCGGAGGGACATTCCCGTCTCCCTCGTCCTACCCCGCCTGGCCGCGCCGGAAGAGATCGACTACGCCTCCCGGATGAGTCCGGTTCGCGATCAGGGGGAAGAAGGAACCTGCGTCGGTTTCGCCGCCGTGGTCGGGGTGAAGGAATACCAGGAGAAAAAGGAGCACGGGACCCTGATCGAGCTTTCCCCCCGTTATCTCTACGCCGCCTGCAAGCGGGAAGACGGGATTCCGCATCAGGAAGGCACCTACCCCCGGACGGCCATGAAAATCCTGTCCGAAAAAGGGGTATGCCGGGAGGATTGCTGGCCCTACCGCCCCTACCAGAGCGACGCGCCCTGCGGGGAAGCCGATGCCCAGGCCGCTTCTTACCGGATCGGCACCTATGTCCGGCTTTCCGGTCCCGCCGAAATGGAGCGCAGCCTGGCCGTCAACGGCCCGTTTCTGGCCGGGGTGGAGGTTTTTCCCGAGTGGTTCGACGCTCCCGGCGGCCTCATTCCCGACCCTGCCGACGGTTCGGGGCCGCTCGGCGGCCATGCCGTCTGCGTTGTCGGATACAGCCGGGAGGGAAGGTATTTCAAGTTCAAAAACTCCTGGGGCGAATCCTGGGGAGAGCGAGGATACGGTTGCCTCGGATATGATTACATGATGAACTACTGCCTGGACGCCTGGAGCGCGACGGACCTTATCGCCGATCCGCAGCTGCTGGCGTTGATTCGCGAACGGAAAAGTGCCGACCGTTAA